The Carassius gibelio isolate Cgi1373 ecotype wild population from Czech Republic chromosome A1, carGib1.2-hapl.c, whole genome shotgun sequence region tttaactgtgatgattttggctcacattaaacaaaaacccaccaattcactatctcagcaaactagaatatggtgacatgccaatcagctaatcaactcaaaacatctgcaaaggttTCCGAGTCTTCAatatggtctctcagtttggttcattaggctacacaatcatggggaagactgctaatCTTAcatttgtccagaagacaatcattgacccccttcacaaggagggtaagccacaaaacattcattgccaaagaagctggcttctcagagtgctgtatccaagcatgttaacagaaagttgagtggaaggaaaactTATTGAAGAAaaaggattgtcaagcaaaattgattcaagaatttgagtgaacttcataaggaatggactgaggctggagtcaaggcatcaagagccaccacacatggaagtgtcaaggaatttgggcAAACATGGGCAAAGGAGAAGACCTGAACTGTTGCCCACTGGTCCAAAGTCCTTTGTTCAGATGAGAGcaacttttgcatttcatttgcaaaccaaggtcctagagtctggaggaagggtggagaagctcatagcccaagttgcttgaagtacagtgttaagtttccacagtctgtgatgattttgtgtgcaatgtcatctgctggtgttggtccattgtgttttttgaaaaccaaagtcactgcagccATTAaacaagaaattttggagcacttcatgcttccttctgctgaccagctttctgaagatgctgatttcattttcctgcAGGATTTGGCACATGCCCACACTGCTAAAAGCACCAAACGTTGGTTAAATGACAATAGTGTTGGTGTGcatgactggccagcaaactcaccagaccagATCCCCGTAAAGAATATATGGGGtgttgtcaagaggaaaattagaaacaagagaccaaaaaatgcagaggagctgaaggtcactgtcaaaaaaacctgggcttccataccacctcagcagtgccacaaactgatcacgtCCATGacatgccgaattgaggcagtaattaaagcaaaaggagcccctaccaagtatagagtacatgtacagtaaattaacatactttccagaagaccaacaattcactattggtgggtttttgttaaatgtgctcCAAAACcatcaattaaaagaaccaaagacttgaactacttcagtctgtgtgcactaaaTTTAATATGCGAGTTTCAAATTcggagttgaattactgaaataaatgaactttgccacgacattctaatttattgacatGCACCTGCATACCATGGTACTGAAATTTAAATTCAATGCTATTTGCATGATATTTCTAAGAACATCATGGTATAAACATAGCAGGGTTAcatttaactaaaactataaaacaacatttcttccaattgagtgttaactgaaataaaataaataaatattacattttaaattcaggGAACGCTTCTTATAATCATTTAGTTAAACTTGCAccaaaataaattgaaatgatgaaaatctatagatatatatatatatataaaaataacaaaattactacaactataaaataaaaactgaaaatataaaagtataaatgtattaaaactatggataaaaactataattgtaacgttatctcaatgatactaaaataacattggacCATACTATCTAAAATAATATGGTATCACGATGGTACCATACTATAGTactttttgtgtaatttaatcTTTTGAAGTACTATAATGTACCATTGTATACATATGGCAAGTGCATTgttatacattacattataaatcAAAAGTATTAAGGTAAGACAATATCACATATAACTTGCAAAACAGTACCAAAACGTGCTATGTTAATATCATGGTATTTTGGACATGCACCATAGTACATTTCAAAAATACTATGGTACTGCCACAGTACTTCTTCGTATGGATATACACATGATGTTTTAAAGAATCGCATAATAATAGCATGCTCTGGAAATGAATGGTGACAAAGTATTGTCCGGACTAGTAACGTTACCGACCTGAGGACGGTGACGCTGCCGCGCCCCACGGGCAGGTAGAGCACGGGCTCGGACACGCGGATGGGCTTGAACTGGAACTTGCATCCGAAACAGAGCGCGCTGTCGCTGAAGAACGACACGGACACTATCGGTCGCTCAAAGATATGAATGGGGTCCACGTGGGACACGATGCAGCCCCCGGGCTGGTAGTCATTGATCACGGCGCTATTAACAAAGCCCTCCGGTATGACGCCATTCGTCACGAGGCGATCGATGACCAGTTCGTGCACCCAGTCCGGGATCTCGTCCACCTCGCCTTCGGAGTACAGCCGTTCCTGCCCGGGCCCGCGCTTTTCAAGCTGCGAGCCGTACGTGTAGCCCTCACCGAAAAAGTACTTGTTTCTCAGAGGCGCCCGGTCTACCGTGTGCTCCCGGTAGAGCCCCTTGTCTCCCTTGGCAACCACTTCGTCTATCTTCGCCTCAATGCGCGCGCACTCCTCCTGCGTGAAGATATTCGCTTGCTTAATGCTACTTTTAACTTTGCTCGCCTCTGCGTCCCGCCGCTCCTCGTGCTCACTCTCGTCGTCATCCGAGTCGTGGTATTTGCGCTTCTCTCCGTCGCTGTACTCGAAAACTTTGTCCCTGTGCGGTGTCATCGACTTCAGCTTCTCCCGCAGATCTGTAAAACCGGCCATTTCAAGAGCGAAGTCCGAGAAAATTGCGGAAAAGTGTTGTTTAACCTGAATTCACTTTAGGTCCCCATGTTATAACGTATCGGTCACTGAAGTCGTGTGCGACGTGACCGAAGGCCCGCAGCGGTAACGCCTGCTTCCTCTCCTCCCCGTTTAGCAAATTACACAGACCGAAGCTTCCACTGCCCCATTCCAGGATCAACCCGATTAAATCCGTAACACAAAGCAGTCAGTGAGCTGTCAATCACAGGCGGCGTTTCTCCGCGGTTCAGTCTCATAACATTAGCACGTAGCACAGCTTCGTTACCACTAGCTTCCAGAGATTTACAGCTGCTTGTTGTTTAAAACGCACGCCTTCTGGCCTCGGCCACCGCCGGGCTGATCATCCTAGTTTAATGTATCCAAGAAATAGTAATCATTATGCTGCCGCAAGATTGTAGCCTACAGAGCGGTGGAAGGAACACAAACTCGTGGAACCACAACTGTTTGGCGATTTATGGCGAACTGCGCATGCGCATCATGCTTTGCGCTTAAGCATACGGGCACGAGGTTCTGGTCCAGTGACAGCCAATAAGCGAAGCGAGCAGCTGTCAGCAAGCCCCTGCAGCTATAAAAAGCAATTTTATAAAAGTATTGCAATATTTACGAATGATTTCGAATTTATTATGAATACTtaaacatgatatatatatatatatatatatataaatacagaaaagGACGCACTCTTAAGTGTTCTGACATCATTATTGCgtttttgtaatggttttgtaaCATTAAGTACAAAACGTTAAATATATCAACTTTAATAAAACTAGAACTGAATTTAAATAGTACTTTCTTCTTAGAAATGTTTTAGGTCTACTGCCCATAATtgtttgtaaactaatacattttagtCAGGGTAAATGTcatgttcatttttgttttgattaactACTCAGATTTTGTCATAAAAGGTTAGGATGCAAAATTTGCATGCagttaaataatttacaaaagacCATGACGTTCCATGCCTCTAATGTGAAGGGGTTTCTTGGTAGTTTTATATAGACAATTACAGGACAATGTTTAAACAGGTTCCAGCCAATAACATTATTAAGAAAACTcttgaaagaaaaatacaaatatgatgACCATAAGGATTCATTTGTTAACTTATAgctaaatgtaaaagttttactgtgaaaaaatgttgttatattaCTTTGAAAACAACCATTTCAATGTCAGTCTGcatgtgtgaaagaatgtgagtgAAAAAATGAGATTACATTCATGCTGTtcttctaaaaaacattttttaactaaTATGAGCATGTGGTAGaagtttaatataaaaacatttcagtagcTCCACATCTACAGTACCAAAGGACAATTTTGCATAATAATATGCAATAATATGCATTCAAtacaaaaataatgctttttattcATTGTCTCTTCTATACAGGGCTGTATTAAGACCTcaaaaagccccccccccccccattcagaCATAATTAAGGtgatttctcaaatgtaattcattaacttgccgtatttttcagactataagtcgcacctaagtataagtcgcatatATAAgatgcactggactataagtcgcatttattttagaaccaagaaccaagttaaaacattaccgtctccagccgcgagagagcgctctatgttttcagtggtagactacaggagcactgagcagcagtggttgcccgcggttacgagtcatccaaaaatatttttaaagatattcaGGTCACAGTCGGTTGGGTCGTTTCAAatacctttgtaatttatatagtactagacacaattgagaaatacataggcctatactttattggctgaataactggcgcgaaTAGAGTGAGCACCTGTCCCGCTTTGTTgtactgtacagcaattttaccctttgtctCGCCTCATTcaaattgagcatctgtcccGCCTCATTcaaattgagcatctgtcccGCTTTTTCATTCGATCCTGCCTAATAAATACACAGATACGTCCATGGGCGTACTGTTAACTAggtccaatagttcagaggagagcaataaaagcTTAAGTCGATAGGCTGAGTCGtacgtcaatcaaactgttgactggCCCACAAGCCTCCTCAAGAATCTCAAATTGGAGAGCGCAAGCGCGTTGTTCGGTCAGGTTAAGCAGCCATGGCCAGTGTGGCCACGAAAAAGAGTAGATACACTTTT contains the following coding sequences:
- the LOC127987222 gene encoding RNA demethylase ALKBH5; the encoded protein is MAGFTDLREKLKSMTPHRDKVFEYSDGEKRKYHDSDDDESEHEERRDAEASKVKSSIKQANIFTQEECARIEAKIDEVVAKGDKGLYREHTVDRAPLRNKYFFGEGYTYGSQLEKRGPGQERLYSEGEVDEIPDWVHELVIDRLVTNGVIPEGFVNSAVINDYQPGGCIVSHVDPIHIFERPIVSVSFFSDSALCFGCKFQFKPIRVSEPVLYLPVGRGSVTVLSGYAADDITHCIRPQDIKERRAVIILRKTRPDAPRLNTSSLSPSIHSSERRHILKAKRSHRKADPDAAHRPRILEMDKELQRRSLSSRKRRHGDSSSENSWRRADERELGSRYTDDHATTRRVKMRRH